A genomic region of Colletotrichum destructivum chromosome 1, complete sequence contains the following coding sequences:
- a CDS encoding Putative ribosomal protein eL30-like superfamily, which produces MKLVPTKASTDIGEDAVTLLPEDSEDMWHAYNLISPGDLVMAHAVRKVVQETKTGSTISERVHTVLAIQVKSTFFDPIVGQLQVSGTVKSENAYVSLGQYHTLDLEVSRPFTISKPEGWDSVAKDTLSESLSDDKDGAMAAVVMQEGIANICLISQFRTVIKQRVESVIPKKRSAASETSQGMRRFYDKTLTALLRTVNFDTPRPLLLASPGFVAADFKKYIADEGRDKSDKKLSGIAKEAIVIHTNSGHVHSLNEVLKSPEMGTKLKDFKFTKETKLMDQFFDRLRLEDGRAWYGASAVAKAVNEGAIGPGGGVLIMNNSLFRSSDIPTRKKYVALVDKVRADGGEVRILSSDHESGQRLDMLGSIAAILSYPIHDLDEDEDEDDGQTAAGDAGGETII; this is translated from the exons ATGAAGCTCGTTCCAACCAAGGCGTCGACCGACATTGGCGAAGATGCCGTTACTCTCCTACCTGAGGACTCAGAGGACATG TGGCATGCCTACAACCTCATCAgccccggcgacctcgtcatgGCGCATGCCGTGCGGAAAGTCGTACAAGAGACCAAGACCGGCAGCACCATTTCCGAGCGAGTCCACACCGTCCTTGCGATCCAAGTCAAGAGCACCTTCTTCGACCCCATCGTTGGCCAACTTCAGGTCAGCGGCACCGTCAAATCCGAGAATGCCTACGTCAGCCTCGGCCAATACCACACTCTCGATCTCGAGGTCTCGCGCCCCTTCACGATAAGCAAACCAGAGGGCTGGGATTCGGTCGCCAAGGATACACTGTCCGAGAGTCTGTCggacgacaaggacggcgccatggccgccgttGTCATGCAGGAGGGCATCGCCAACATTTGCCTCATCAGCCAGTTTCGCACTGTCATCAAGCAGCGCGTCGAGAGCGTCATCCCCAAGAAGCGAAGCGCCGCCTCCGAAACATCCCAGGGAATGAGGCGCTTCTACGACAAGACCCTGACCGCCCTTCTCCGAACCGTCAACTTTGACACGCCGAGGCCGCTCCTGCTAGCGAGTCCGGGATTTGTCGCGGCCGATTTCAAAAAGTATATTGCGGACGAGGGAAGAGACAAGTCGGACAAAAAGCTGTCAGGGATCGCCAAGGAGGCTATCGTTATCCATACAAATTCGGGCCATGTACACAGTCTAAACGAGGTCTTGAAGAGCCCGGAGATGGGCACCAAGCTGAAGGACTTCAAGTTTACAAAGGAGACCAAGTTGATGGATCAGTTTTTTGACAGGCTACGACTAGAAGACGGACGGGCGTGGTACGGAGCCTCAGCTgtggccaaggccgtcaacgagGGTGCCatcggccccggcggcggcgtcctgaTCATGAACAACTCCTTGTTCCGCAGCTCTGACATCCCGACGAGGAAAAAGTACGTGGCGCTGGTGGACAAGGTAAGGGCAGACGGTGGCGAAGTCAGAATCCTTAGCAGCGATCACGAAAGCGGCCAGAGACTCGACATGCTAGgcagcatcgccgccatcctgtCATACCCGATCCACGATttggacgaggacgaggacgaggacgacgggcaGACAGCAGCCGGAGATGCGGGCGGAGAGACAATTATATGA